The Bradysia coprophila strain Holo2 chromosome II, BU_Bcop_v1, whole genome shotgun sequence genome has a segment encoding these proteins:
- the LOC119069835 gene encoding zinc finger protein 2 homolog gives MDDRLEIEIDTFACRVCLARNVEVASLFTTSINTIILSEMYQSVVPMIEINDALPHSICTNCIANLVVAYEFQLQSIKSDTDIRIALGLAPKDVDLTADHIGSEDVTVEVLLEDDPEADVECAASPNNFTLMEDKGENEENGESTGLDDDEPVSSQLDKQQSPTIDLKLTENAMNQKKTKTTSVHQCSECDKSFDKLSRLQRHAKIHNTDGKPYSCAICSQRFASTANLLRHQIKHSEELTLNTTTINKPSSFECTECQKVFSKQESLASHMKMHKSDQKEYFCEFCPKSFTKMNKLTRHTKIHSDEKAHKCNICEKTFALGGQLIDHMNKHKNLKPHVCPHCNKGFQQSCTLKDHIRIHTRDTPYLCSECGKAFNNGSNLRQHLLRHSGLKPYACQECPSRFSCKGGLKSHMSTHSGVKPYFCEICGATFTKTYSLAKHKRIHSGDKPYKCEMCDMRFNSSDHVKRHMRTHSGEKPYKCQYCDRAFAQSNDLVKHTRSHVGINTYKCPQCPLAFRLHGELRMHRQQHFLEGKGMLGGDQSTQEAFDAKNVDCGLSQQQQLQQLATVPEHFVV, from the exons ATGGACGACCGTTTGGAAATCGAAATCGACACTTTTGCTTGTCGTGTGTGCCTGGCCAGAAATGTGGAAGTTGCATCTTTGTTCACCACATCAATCAACACGATCATACTGTCGGAAATGTATCAATCTGTCGTGCCGATGATCGAGATCAATGATGCCTTGCCGCATTCCATATGCACAAATTGTATAGCAAACCTTGTTGTGGCTTATGAGTTTCAATTGCAATCCATCAAGTCCGACACAGACATTCGCATCGCTTTGGGACTCGCACCGAAGGATGTTGATTTAACGGCGGATCACATTGGGAGTGAGGATGTCACTGTAGAGGTATTATTAGAAGACGACCCGGAAGCAGATGTTGAGTGTGCAGCATCGCcgaataatttcactttaatgGAGGACAAAGGTGAGAACGAAGAAAACGGCGAATCGACTGGCCTGGACGATGATGAACCAGTAAGTTCACAGCTTGACAAACAGCAATCACCAACGATTGACTTGAAACTGACTGAAAATGCGATGAATCAGAAGAAGACGAAAACCACGTCCGTTCATCAGTGTTCGGAATGTGATAAGAGTTTCGACAAACTGTCGCGATTACAACGCCATGCTAAGATTCACAACACAGATGGAAAGCCGTACAGCTGTGCAATATGTTCGCAACGATTTGCCAGTACAGCTAATCTTCTGCGGCATCAAATCAAACACTCGGAAGAATTGACACTGAATACGACGACAATCAACAAACCGAGCAGTTTTGAGTGCACCGAATGTCAGAAAGTGTTCAGCAAACAGGAGTCGTTAGCGTCTCACATGAAAATGCACAAATCCGATCAGAAGGAATACTTTTGCGAATTTTGTCCGAAGAGCTTCACCAAAATGAACAAACTAACGAGACATACGAAGATACACAGCGATGAAAAGGCACACAAATGCAATATTTGCGAAAAAACGTTTGCGCTGGGCGGACAACTCATCGATCACAtgaacaaacacaaaaatctAAAGCCTCACGTTTGTCCGCATTGCAACAAGGGATTCCAACAGTCGTGCACACTGAAGGATCACATCAGAATTCATACCAGAG ATACGCCCTACCTGTGCTCCGAATGCGGTAAAGCATTTAATAATGGCTCGAATTTGCGACAACATTTGCTCAGACACAGTGGACTCAAACCATACGCTTGTCAGGAGTGTCCTAGTCGTTTCAGTTGCAAAG GTGGTCTCAAATCCCACATGTCCACCCATTCAGGGGTCAAGccttatttttgtgaaatctGTGGCGCCACTTTCACCAAAACATATTCCTTAGCGAAACACAAACGGATCCATTCTGGTGATAAGCCG TACAAATGCGAGATGTGCGACATGCGATTCAACTCTTCCGATCATGTAAAACGACATATGAGAACACATAGCGGCGAGAAACCG TACAAGTGCCAGTATTGCGATCGCGCTTTCGCCCAAAGTAACGATCTGGTTAAACACACTCGATCTCACGTCGGCATCAACACATATAAATGTCCACAATGTCCGTTAGCATTCCGGTTACACGGTGAATTACGCATGCATCGGCAGCAACACTTCCTGGAAGGAAAAGGTATGTTAGGAGGCGATCAGTCGACACAGGAAGCGTTCGATGCGAAAAATGTAGATTGTGGATTGTCGCAACAACAGCAACTACAACAATTGGCTACCGTGCCGGAACATTTCGTTGTTTAG
- the LOC119069978 gene encoding leucine-rich repeat-containing protein 20 isoform X1 translates to MPPTSNFGQDITNTTPNDSNNNNRDDSNGNSGGISIVNIERMGGTQLLPRLAGKGVIRVVGRCEDAKENNNLDLSECQLMHVPDAVYHLMRNTELKSCDLSSNVITKITPKFAMKFSLITDLNLSHNQMSKLPDELADLASLLRLDMSHNSFLTLPAVVFKMPKLRQLLANNNAIIDIEGDQKQISSDSLELVDLRNNPLTPQCYESLKNAPVNFHIELTERQKEDWEDLTI, encoded by the exons ATGCCACCAACATCGAATTTCGGACAAGATATTACAAACACAACACCGAATGATAGCAACAATAATAATCGAGATGATTCGAATGGAAACAGTGGCGGTATATCGATTGTAAATATTGAAAGGATGGGAGGAACACAATTGCTGCCCAGATTGGCTGGCAAAGGAGTGATAAGAGTGGTGGGACGATGTGAGGATGCCAAAGAGAACAACAATTTGG ATCTTTCGGAATGTCAATTGATGCATGTACCCGATGCTGTCTACCACTTAATGCGAAATACTGAACTCAAATCGTGTGACTTAAGCTCCAATGTTATAACAAAGATCACACCGAAATTTGCCATGAAGTTCAGTTTGATAACAG ATCTGAATTTATCGCACAACCAAATGTCGAAACTGCCCGACGAGCTAGCTGACTTGGCATCGCTTTTGCGATTGGATATGTCACACAATTCGTTCTTAACATTGCCGGCTGTCGTTTTTAAAATGCCGAAGTTGAGACAACTGTTGGCTAACAACAATGCTATAATCG ATATCGAAGGTGACCAAAAGCAGATATCATCCGACTCGTTAGAGCTGGTCGATTTGCGGAACAATCCACTCACGCCACAATGCTACGAATCGCTGAAAAATGCTCCCGTTAACTTCCACATCGAATTAACGGAACGGCAGAAAGAAGATTGGGAAGATCTTACCATTTAA
- the LOC119069978 gene encoding leucine-rich repeat-containing protein 20 isoform X2 encodes MANQVARVVVRCEEANETQILDLSECQLMHVPDAVYHLMRNTELKSCDLSSNVITKITPKFAMKFSLITDLNLSHNQMSKLPDELADLASLLRLDMSHNSFLTLPAVVFKMPKLRQLLANNNAIIDIEGDQKQISSDSLELVDLRNNPLTPQCYESLKNAPVNFHIELTERQKEDWEDLTI; translated from the exons aTGGCAAATCAAGTCGCACGTGTTGTTGTACGTTGTGAGGAAGCGAATGAGACGCAGATTTTAG ATCTTTCGGAATGTCAATTGATGCATGTACCCGATGCTGTCTACCACTTAATGCGAAATACTGAACTCAAATCGTGTGACTTAAGCTCCAATGTTATAACAAAGATCACACCGAAATTTGCCATGAAGTTCAGTTTGATAACAG ATCTGAATTTATCGCACAACCAAATGTCGAAACTGCCCGACGAGCTAGCTGACTTGGCATCGCTTTTGCGATTGGATATGTCACACAATTCGTTCTTAACATTGCCGGCTGTCGTTTTTAAAATGCCGAAGTTGAGACAACTGTTGGCTAACAACAATGCTATAATCG ATATCGAAGGTGACCAAAAGCAGATATCATCCGACTCGTTAGAGCTGGTCGATTTGCGGAACAATCCACTCACGCCACAATGCTACGAATCGCTGAAAAATGCTCCCGTTAACTTCCACATCGAATTAACGGAACGGCAGAAAGAAGATTGGGAAGATCTTACCATTTAA
- the LOC119069845 gene encoding zinc finger protein 2-like produces the protein MSTGRSPKLPKISIQDVEVIKPANQLSMKLPGNSTAAKRMKLNNSTSAQLRSPSIMLNATINLNRSASSSVKNVHRTSEDFFLKNENNCFYKCVLCSETVNSKPSYKNHMRTIHDTDLGRYYIQRGFVDATKEFCTEFVQTDFNIIQSLTSIFDQIDNIGRIIRDHKKRFRCADHDVENGITDAFVNDEVVVLKLCGEMIQRASNILMEKNELITCLQEEVAELVQQDFNHSGTENHQNDNRQDENQFGEEIVKEEEEPVYELYYIEDDVNDINQQQSDPSKVEEINSTPSTASKRGRPKGDLARTLNDCLSELPEATAEYIRSMTPNRDSKYQCNMCDVSGKTKMLLCVHYLRVHLKRKDKICPHCDRGFASQGDLTRHIRIHSGDCPFKCDYQDCTSEFKTSGDLKKHKIVHERDRLDRPFECSECTSKFVRQTDLTRHKKIHLLGKVDNVGFKCELCSKVFYRKDLFRAHSNHHLKLKPFECDRCQKRFAKKYDLLKHRDKEHKAVNCDECGKCFESRAKLIEHFNSGMCKDAKSGSMK, from the exons ATGAGTACAGGAAGGAGCCCAAAACTCCCGAAAATTTCCATCCAAGACGTGGAAGTCATTAAACCAGCGAACCAG CTTTCCATGAAGTTACCTGGCAATAGCACAGCAgcgaaaagaatgaaattaaacAACTCCACATCAGCTCAATTACGAAGTCCATCGATTATGCTAAATGCGACGATCAACTTGAACAGAAGCGCTTCAAGTAGTGTCAAGAATGTCCATCGCACCAGCGAAGATTTCTTCCTGAAGAACGAAAACAATTGCTTCTACAAATGTGTCCTCTGTTCGGAAACCGTCAACTCGAAACCATCCTACAAGAATCACATGCGAACAATCCACGATACTGACTTAGGCCGATACTACATCCAAAGGGGGTTTGTGGATGCGACTAAAGAATTTTGCACGGAATTCGTTCAAACCGATTTCAATATCATCCAGTCACTGACCAGCATCTTCGATCAAATCGACAACATCGGGCGAATCATTCGGGATCATAAGAAGCGGTTTCGATGCGCCGATCATGATGTTGAGAATGGTATAACGGACGCGTTTGTGAACGACGAGGTTGTTGTGCTGAAATTGTGTGGTGAAATGATACAGCGAGCAAGTAACATTCTGATggagaaaaatgaattgattaCCTGCCTACAGGAAGAGGTGGCAGAATTGGTGCAACAGGATTTCAATCATTCCGGAACAGAAAATCACCAGAACGACAATCGCCAGGATGAAAATCAGTTTGGAGAAGAAATTGTAAAAGAGGAAGAGGAGCCGGTGTATGAACTGTACTACATTGAAGACGATGTAAATGATATCAATCAACAACAGTCTGACCCAAGCAAAGTGgaagaaattaattcaactcCAAGTACTGCATCGAAACGGGGAAGGCCCAAAGGTGATTTGGCTCGAACTCTTAACGATTGCCTATCAGAACTTCCCGAAGCTACAGCCGAGTATATCCGTTCAATGACCCCAAACCGCGACTCCAAGTATCAGTGTAACATGTGCGACGTTTCTGGTAAAACGAAAATGCTTTTGTGCGTGCACTACTTGCGTGTTCACTTGAAACGGAAAGATAAAATTTGCCCGCATTGCGATCGGGGATTCGCCAGCCAAGGCGATTTGACGCGTCATATCAGAATTCACAGTGGGGATTGTCCGTTTAAGTGCGATTATCAAGATTGCACCAGTGAATTCAAAACCAGCGGCGACCTGAAAAAGCACAAAATTGTTCACGAACGGGATCGTCTGGATCGCCCATTCGAGTGTTCCGAATGCACATCGAAATTTGTACGACAGACTGATCTGACGCGCCACAAGAAAATCCATTTGTTGGGCAAAGTCGACAACGTTGGCTTTAAGTGCGAGCTGTGCAGCAAAGTATTTTACCGGAAGGATTTGTTTCGAGCCCATTCCAATCATCATCTGAAATTGAAACCGTTCGAATGCGACCGTTGTCAAAAACGATTCGCTAAGAAATACGACCTCCTGAAACACCGTGACAAGGAACATAAGGCGGTAAATTGTGACGAATGCGGTAAATGTTTCGAATCACGTGCGAAGCTGATAGAGCATTTTAACTCGGGTATGTGTAAAGATGCGAAATCGGGTTCAATGAAGTGA